The Nymphaea colorata isolate Beijing-Zhang1983 chromosome 7, ASM883128v2, whole genome shotgun sequence DNA window TATTTTAGAGtgataaatttgaaaatgtttacGTTGCTTTCTGCTAAGACTAGCTTCTAAAAAGTATATCCTTCTAAAAACCATTATCCAAGATCATGTGTGAtagaaaataaacatgctaCTAAGAGAAACATATAGAAGTCATAGACTACCAAGCTAATGTGGAAGGATCATGAAAATGCACATCCAGCCAAATCAGTTCAATGAATTACGGAGAAAAAAAAGCAGTGAGAATCTGACAAAAATTATTTAGAGATAGATAGACTTACTTAACAACAATTTCGGAGAAATAGCCTCCACCGACACGTCCAAGAAAGTTCCAGATGCTAATCATTGACACGAATATATGTGTATTGTCATACCCCAGGGACTGACTCATCTGACCCAGGTTATCAATGACAGTTAAACCTGATCCTGAACCCAGAAGCAAAGAAAACCATAACAGCCAAAAATCTGCCTTGATAAGTGCCTGCATCAAGGTGAAGTCTTCTCCTCTGCGTGGCCCCTTCCTCCTTTTGACTCTTACGGCACCATCAGCTGCTGCTTGAAAAAGACGTGCCTGCAAATGGGcaattctcttttctctctccaatgcAGGAAGCAAATCCACTTCCCGAGGTTTTTCATCCTCAACCTCACTGAGTATAACCTCATTGATGTTGCTGGATTGCCCTGCTTTGCTGGATTCTTCTTGAGCTTGAGGCAGCAGATTTTCTTTGATATCTGATCCTGGATTCAGATAGCAGCTCATTGTCAGTGGTATGACAATAGGAGCCAACAGAAGCAGGAACAACAGAATAGTGAACACTGTCACTATTGATCGACGCAAATCAACCAAATCCTCCAGAAGCATGACACCCATCAAATATGCTGCTAAAATCAGACATATGCTATACACAAATGTGAAACTAGAACCGTCAGAAGCATTAACTTGTCTGTGCCCTCCCACAGGCCGCACGATAAACATCAGACCAATGGCCACAATGGTAGGTCCAACAGCAACCATATATATCATTGCTGCTTTATCAGGAGCAAACACCAATGCATATATCTGGCTCAAAATAGCCCCACTCAGGCCTGCAAATCCTTTCAATATTCCAACTATTGGACCTCTGTTCTTGGGGAAATTTTGCACACACGAAACCAAGGCAGCCGTGTTGAAGTAGGTCTCTCCATTTGTCCCAACGAATATAAGTAGACACATCTGCAACAATTAGGAGGAGTTAGTGCCGGGGACGGCTAATCAGTTTTCTTTGCCACGGCcatgaaacactaaaataaAACCAAATAGCTTCACTAAACCTGAAGATCGTGAAACATCAAATTGCATGGCAACCTGTCCACAAGCCACAAGGCTTTTGAACGCAGGCATGAGATTAAAAATTTTGCCATACAAGCAAATCTACTAATCAACAAAAGCAGGAGCACAGATGAACGTCCAAGAGTCAGATCTGTGCATTGAACTCCTAGAAGGCTAGAAGACATCAGCACTCCATGGATTCCAGGTCTTATATTTAAAACTTAGATCACATAATTTAAAATTCTCCTAACCGTAATGAGATGCAATCGCAGCTGTTCTTCGGAGCTCGTGATACACTTTCACCAATACAGATATTGGCATGCAGATCAAAATACcaaagagaaataaagaaatttaCTCACAACCCATAGCGGCACAGTGGGAACCCTGTGGGTGACAACCAGCCAAAGCCATCCATAGCCAATGAAATTCTTAATAGCACCAATGGAGATAACACCCCATGTGGGCAATATCTCACACAAACTCCCTGCAAGAAACCCAACGCAGTCACCCAAATCCTTTGCAACCCCCAACCTAGCAATCTGCTTCTGGTTATAACCCAGCGAACTCTTTATGGCAGGAGATATGCTTCCAAAAAGATACCCAATTCCTGCACAAGACTGCAACCACATCGATGCAACGAAAACAAGCCATCTGCTATTGAGGAACTGCGCCATTCTCCCCCCGCTGTGGCTTGTCATGTTCACTTCCTATGGTAAAAATAATCAATGAATCAACACTACCCACTTGATATATGCTTGTGGGTACCTCAGAAAGCCATTTCTTTTGCCTTTATTTCACGATTTTTGGTGGTGGGTGATCGTCCTATTTAACAGTAACCAGTTGAGATCTCTTTGCTGGTATCTCTGAATGGCTGAAAATCCATCCGTTGCCTGCCCCTCATGTTCGTGTTAATTTTCTGTCCTCTTCCATGCTTGCCGATTATGACGTCCTCGCGGATATCGCTGGACACAACACATTTTTGCGTTCCATCAcgtgtctctccctctctctcctctctctctctctctgtattaATGCAAATGACGCACAGGAAACCAGGAGCATTCTTATCTCCTACGTGTCAGGATTTTCGTTTTTTTCCTGAGATGGCTCGTAACTTTTCACAAGAGGGGCGGCTTGAATTGGATTTGACATTCAGAAATAAATGTTTGTCTTTGTTCTCGGCAGACACAGAGAAATACACAAAATATTTAGAACCATGCACTTCCATGCGAAAGTGGGGAACGAGTGGTGACGATTTGGTATTTATGACTAAAACGACAGCCACCAAGTGTTcgatctctcttttttttttctctgttttttgttttcttttttggtgtgTGGGGTTTAACTTATTGAATGAGAGAAGTCAAATTTTGGACCATTTAAGGTACAAAGCTTGCTGGTTGGAGGTGTTGCTTCCGCCACTCCTACATCTATCAATCAATTCATTGCTAGTGCATTCCAGGGAGAATCTAATTTTCACTTTTAGTTGGTGGGTGAAAAGTGAAACTTACAAAACCGAGATATGAAAACATAGAGATTGTTTAGATCTTTTGTAGCTTTTCTTTGAGCAATTTAATTGAATCCTAGGAAGCAACCTTCTTGAAATGGTCTTGTGAATagaattatttcaaaaaatatttagatAATCAATCGAACTTAGTCCAAGTATCACCTCTATGCCCCCTTTCAGTTTTTGAAAGAACCAAAATTTTATCTATAagctttaaaaaatttagtttaatttatataaaaaattttgaaaaattatatatttcatctttgttaaaattttgaaactatagctCAGCTCATGCTACAAAAAATTCCTACCTTCTCATTCTAAGGTGTGAGACGACGATTTGAGGAAGTTTGCATAAACTGTTCAAGCAAAAGCTAGATTGtacaaaaaatatcaagataaTAATACGAAAAGATTTTACAGCACCTTTTGTTACCATATCGATTCGAAATAAGATTATTTTAGTCAATTCTAGTGACGGTGCTATGAACATATTTCCACATAATTTATTTGCTGCAGACCAATTGTCTAAGAGTTTTAAGTAACGAAAGCATTATGTGGTCATTAAATATTTGCCAAAGTTGTCAGCGATTTGATCTCTAGGCTCTTACAATAACCTGATAATTTGTCATAAAAAATAGCTGATTCCGACAGCCCAAGTGATCCATATCACGTGAATTTGTTAgctttcaaaaaaataagaagactGCGGAAACCACAGGCTGATTACAttctttaaaacaagaaaacGTGTTTGTCGGTTGAAAAAGCGATTCAATGACCACTGTAAGAAATAGACAATCAGGATTCCAATGGCGTAGTCTATTATGATTGTTCAAATTATGGTTAAAAAGTTTAGAACTGTACAACTAGTCGAACCAACTCCACTCGGACCGAATTCATTCGGCTaagcttgactcgagttcgaCTTGTTTGAGCTCGAACTTAACTGAAAACCCGAGCTtttaaacaagttgaacttAAGACTAAACTCTAAGTAAGCTTGTTTAATCaaggttatatatattttttataatttccaAACTTAAAACTAAGGGAAATGGCAAgccaaatggggagttggtaaatgaacttaaatgagtcgagctcgagccagaACTTGGCTTATTGAGTCGCGTTTGACCTAACCTTGTACAATCTACTCGAGTTCCAGCTGAGCAATATGTGTAGTTTCATAACATAGACCAAATTTGAGCTTGTTATCCAACTAGGAGCCAGTGGccgagccacatggtggctagtgtgggcagttgcccacaccagcctcacaaactttacttatttttatgttaataaataTATAGGTACTCCTTAAAACATTAAGGTTATTGAACTAGTGCCCCtacaaaatttctggctctgctaaTGCCAGGAACAGATAAAATGATATGTTTCCATTCTACTCAAATGCTGGATCATAGACTCTAACAAATTTCAATTCGTTTTAAAAGATAGGGTCCGTTTCAAGTCTAAATCCAAATATCAATGCAAtagtcagatttttttttttcctttaaaaggcccgaaggcccccccattccccctgcctctggggtcctgagctgcatcgatgtcagcgatagcaacggtgcacccttcagcttagatgtcgcgccctaccgccttaagacacaggaacatagcgctcacgggaatcgaactagagacctgccttagtacagacccctagctcaaccagctacgctatgccccttgaggccaATAGTCAGATTAAATTGAATTCAGTAAAGAGTATTTTTGAGCTTAACTTAGACCATCTATATCCCTACTTGCAAACATCAGCCCTAATCGCACTCTTTACGGTGTAATTGATTGCCTCAGATTTATGATCCAATATGATTTGGGATTATgatcggatttgaatcaaatacctCTGTaaccatatctgcttttttgATATTGATATATTTTGATTCACATACAAACAAATGAAAGTCATATctcaatctaaatctgaaatttgaCTTCACAATCCGAATTCGATATTTACactcatatctaaatctgaatctgaattttgaataaaaatgtaagggcattgaATACATAATAtctatttaaaactaaatctgatttgagtaagatcaaatatttatgtacattGAAATATGAATCTAAAgccaatcagatgtcatttcttaaatgtgaattcaattcaatttcttaagatattaaatttttttccatatccgagtTTTTCAGAATGATTTGGTCGGATATCCtatccaaatttggatatattgacatctttaTTTAAgatccctatatatatatatatatatttatattatgtaTGTAGTAtgaaaaccatggatttcaCATTAGAATCCTCTCTCCTTTAGATATCAAATATATGGTTTtcagtacaaaaaaaaattgaaatccatgCATATGAAATTCTCCATTTATCAGTGCAGATCTCAATATCACCTCCGATCTAGGCTATTAAATGTAATGCCGCCTCGAACCCCCATAATCCGACGGCCAAAACTAAGTTGTTGCCCAATCAAATTTTCTTGATATCCAACTTTTATGCTCAAAATTATTGTAGTTTATTGCATATTGTTTAGATATGCATAAATGAGGGCCAATCTCCTCATTGGCAATTTAGACATTAGTAAAGTTTGGCTTTAACACTCAAGTAGTTGACCCAATAAAAAGTGggagaaacaagagaaagatGACAAATTGTGGGGACTTTCAGgccctgtttggatgacatgCCTTCAAAACCTGATTCTGTAAATCAGGTTTTGAAATCTGGTTTTCTTGTGGATGCCaacacaaaaaccaggttttttctttttaaacctGGATTTTGCTTTGATGCCAAAAACCTGGTTGTTTTAAAATCTGGATTTCTTGTGGATGCCaacacaaaaaccaggtttttttcttttgaaacctGGTTTCTGCTTGGATGCCAAAAACCTGGTTGTTCAATCAGGGTTTGGGAGCCAAAAAGTGGTTTTTGGGCTCCAAAACCTCGTTTTGGGGTGTCACCCAAACAAGACTAGTGTGAACCTGATAATATAATCAGATTAAGATTGTGATAATGATAATGGCCACAAAATTtagtaaaaataagaaaagtatGGTTATATAAAATTATGCATCACAATGAACACCTTGGCTCACTCATTAGCACTAAATATGTTAAGATGGAGTACTGGTATGAGAAGGAACATAACTTCCCTGGCTCCTGACTTAGCAAGAAAGAAGGTAGGTCCATGCAGGG harbors:
- the LOC116257564 gene encoding protein NUCLEAR FUSION DEFECTIVE 4-like; this translates as MTSHSGGRMAQFLNSRWLVFVASMWLQSCAGIGYLFGSISPAIKSSLGYNQKQIARLGVAKDLGDCVGFLAGSLCEILPTWGVISIGAIKNFIGYGWLWLVVTHRVPTVPLWVMCLLIFVGTNGETYFNTAALVSCVQNFPKNRGPIVGILKGFAGLSGAILSQIYALVFAPDKAAMIYMVAVGPTIVAIGLMFIVRPVGGHRQVNASDGSSFTFVYSICLILAAYLMGVMLLEDLVDLRRSIVTVFTILLFLLLLAPIVIPLTMSCYLNPGSDIKENLLPQAQEESSKAGQSSNINEVILSEVEDEKPREVDLLPALEREKRIAHLQARLFQAAADGAVRVKRRKGPRRGEDFTLMQALIKADFWLLWFSLLLGSGSGLTVIDNLGQMSQSLGYDNTHIFVSMISIWNFLGRVGGGYFSEIVVKEYAYPRPIALAVSQVIMTIGHFSVAMAFPGAMYIGTLLIGLGYGAHWAIVPAAASELFGLKNFGALYNFLTLANPAGSLVFSGLIASTIYDHEAEKQAQIDHHPWGSLAILGRTTLGMLNVEDSLKCVGAVCFFVTLIIMSGLCILAVMLSMILVYRTKTVYANLYGKARS